A genomic stretch from Komagataeibacter xylinus includes:
- the hisC gene encoding histidinol-phosphate transaminase, translating into MSRFWSPIVHSLTPYVPGEQPRMANLIKLNTNECPYGPSPRVIEAIRAATNDTLRLYPDPTAHALCTAIATAHDVPADHVFVGNGSDEVLAHAFQGLLNHDAPLLFPDITYSFYPVYCGLYGIRHETVPLDETMGIDIAAYRRPCGGIILPNPNAPTGMALGLDAIRALLRDHPDAVVVVDEAYVDFGAETAIALVAEHPNLLVVRTLSKSSALAGLRVGYAIGQPDLIAALTRIKDSFNSYPLDRLAQVGAIAAIEDREWLANTSAKIISSRDRLTDSLGKMGFEVLPSRANFVFARHPDRDAAQLAAALRARAIIVRHFRTPRIAQWLRITIGTDAECQALIQGLAEVLALNEG; encoded by the coding sequence ATGAGCCGTTTCTGGAGCCCGATCGTACACAGCCTGACCCCGTATGTGCCGGGCGAACAGCCCAGGATGGCCAACCTGATCAAGCTGAATACCAACGAGTGCCCGTACGGCCCTTCACCCAGAGTAATCGAGGCCATCAGGGCGGCGACCAACGACACGCTGCGCCTCTACCCCGACCCCACGGCCCATGCCCTGTGCACAGCCATCGCCACCGCGCATGACGTGCCGGCAGACCATGTGTTTGTGGGCAATGGCTCGGACGAGGTGCTCGCCCATGCCTTTCAGGGGCTGCTCAACCATGATGCCCCCCTGCTCTTTCCCGATATCACCTACAGCTTCTACCCCGTCTATTGCGGGTTGTACGGCATACGCCACGAGACCGTGCCGCTTGATGAAACGATGGGCATCGACATTGCAGCCTATCGCAGGCCGTGTGGCGGCATCATCCTGCCCAACCCCAATGCACCCACCGGCATGGCCCTTGGGCTGGACGCCATCCGCGCCCTGCTGCGCGACCACCCTGATGCAGTAGTGGTGGTGGATGAAGCCTATGTCGATTTCGGCGCCGAGACAGCCATCGCGCTGGTGGCCGAGCACCCCAACCTGCTCGTGGTGCGCACGCTGTCGAAATCGAGCGCGCTGGCGGGGCTGCGGGTGGGCTATGCCATTGGCCAGCCTGACCTGATCGCAGCCCTGACCCGCATCAAGGACAGTTTCAACTCCTATCCGCTTGACCGTCTGGCGCAGGTGGGCGCCATTGCCGCGATTGAAGATCGGGAATGGCTTGCAAATACAAGCGCCAAGATCATAAGCTCACGCGACAGGCTGACAGACAGCCTGGGAAAGATGGGGTTCGAGGTCCTGCCATCACGGGCGAATTTCGTATTCGCCCGGCATCCGGACCGTGATGCAGCACAGCTTGCCGCAGCCCTTCGGGCGCGCGCGATCATTGTGCGTCATTTCCGGACCCCGCGCATTGCACAGTGGCTACGCATCACCATTGGTACGGATGCCGAATGCCAGGCCCTGATACAGGGGCTGGCCGAAGTGCTTGCGCTGAACGAGGGGTAA
- the tkt gene encoding transketolase: protein MPTNIDTLCINTIRTLSMDAVQKANSGHPGTPMALAPVGYGLWRDVLNYDPADPLWPNRDRFVLSVGHASMLLYSLIYLAGVRDVRPGGVTHDRPALTLEDLEQFRQLDSLTPGHPEYHHTAGVETTTGPLGQGCGNSVGMAMAEKWLAERYNRPGFKLFDHHVYTLCGDGDNMEGVASEAASIAGHLKLGNLTWIYDSNQISIEGSTHIAFTESVHKRFEAYGWHVLELKDANDTGDLRRLLAEAKAETSRPTLIIVHSIIGWGAPHLAGTAEAHGSPLGVEEIRETKKFYGWPEDRSFYVPEGVTEHFRAGIATRGAAASKAWNELFAAYRAKYPTEAAQLDHIFAGTLPEGWDRDIPVFDADAKGVASRASSGKVLNTIARNYPWMMGGSADLSPSTKTHLTFEGAGDFQPPQWGGTYGGRNLHFGVREHAMGSISNGLALYGIRAYCSGFLIFSDYMKPPIRLSALMKLPVTYIFTHDSIGVGEDGPTHQPIEQLAQLRATPGVTVLRPADANEVAEAWRTLVQITDRPSVLALSRQNLPTICRKTYAPASGLAKGAYVLADADGRPDVILMATGSEVGLIIKAAEKLKAEGIKVRLVSMPSWDLFEAQPKTYRDSVLPPDITARVAVEQAAQLGWDRYTGLAGETIVMHGFGASAPAGELEVKFGFTVDAVLAAARRQAGK from the coding sequence ATGCCCACCAATATCGATACGCTGTGCATCAACACGATTCGCACGCTATCCATGGACGCGGTACAGAAAGCGAATTCCGGCCATCCCGGCACGCCCATGGCGCTGGCACCCGTGGGCTACGGGCTGTGGCGCGACGTGCTGAACTATGACCCGGCCGACCCGCTATGGCCCAACCGCGACCGCTTCGTGCTGTCGGTCGGCCATGCGTCGATGCTGCTCTACTCGCTCATCTATCTTGCCGGCGTCCGCGATGTGCGCCCCGGCGGGGTCACGCATGACCGCCCGGCGCTCACGCTTGAAGACCTCGAGCAGTTCCGCCAGTTGGACTCGCTCACCCCCGGCCACCCGGAATATCACCACACCGCAGGCGTCGAGACCACGACCGGGCCGCTCGGGCAGGGCTGTGGCAATTCCGTTGGCATGGCGATGGCGGAAAAATGGCTGGCCGAGCGCTATAACCGCCCCGGCTTCAAGCTGTTCGATCACCACGTCTATACGCTGTGCGGCGATGGCGACAACATGGAAGGCGTTGCCAGCGAGGCAGCCTCCATCGCGGGCCACCTCAAGCTTGGCAACCTGACGTGGATCTATGACAGCAACCAGATCTCCATCGAGGGTTCGACCCACATCGCCTTTACCGAAAGCGTGCACAAGCGCTTCGAGGCGTATGGCTGGCACGTTCTTGAACTGAAGGACGCCAACGACACCGGCGACCTGCGCCGCCTGCTGGCCGAGGCGAAGGCCGAGACCTCGCGGCCCACGCTGATCATCGTCCACTCCATCATCGGCTGGGGTGCGCCGCACCTTGCGGGCACGGCGGAAGCGCATGGTTCGCCGCTGGGCGTGGAGGAAATCCGCGAGACCAAGAAATTCTACGGCTGGCCGGAAGACAGAAGCTTCTATGTACCCGAAGGTGTGACCGAGCATTTCCGTGCAGGCATCGCCACCCGCGGGGCGGCGGCGAGCAAGGCGTGGAACGAGCTTTTTGCTGCCTACCGCGCCAAATATCCCACCGAGGCCGCACAGCTTGACCACATCTTTGCAGGCACCCTGCCCGAAGGGTGGGACAGGGACATCCCGGTCTTTGATGCGGATGCCAAGGGCGTTGCCTCGCGCGCAAGCTCGGGCAAGGTGCTCAACACCATTGCCAGAAACTATCCGTGGATGATGGGTGGCTCGGCTGATCTTTCGCCTTCCACCAAGACGCACCTCACATTCGAGGGCGCGGGCGACTTCCAGCCGCCGCAGTGGGGCGGCACCTATGGCGGGCGCAACCTGCATTTTGGCGTGCGCGAGCATGCCATGGGCTCGATCAGCAACGGTCTGGCGCTGTATGGCATCCGGGCCTACTGCTCGGGCTTCCTGATCTTCTCCGATTACATGAAGCCGCCCATCCGCCTCTCCGCGCTGATGAAGCTGCCGGTGACCTATATCTTCACCCATGACTCGATTGGCGTGGGCGAGGATGGGCCAACCCATCAGCCCATCGAGCAGCTTGCCCAGCTGCGCGCCACCCCCGGCGTGACCGTGCTGCGCCCCGCCGATGCCAACGAGGTGGCCGAAGCCTGGCGCACGCTGGTGCAGATTACCGACCGCCCCAGCGTGCTTGCGCTGAGCCGCCAGAATCTGCCCACCATCTGCCGCAAGACCTATGCGCCTGCATCGGGGCTGGCAAAAGGGGCCTATGTCCTTGCAGATGCGGACGGGCGTCCCGATGTGATCCTTATGGCAACAGGCAGCGAAGTGGGACTGATCATCAAGGCGGCGGAAAAGCTGAAGGCGGAGGGCATCAAGGTGCGCCTCGTCTCCATGCCGTCGTGGGATCTGTTCGAGGCACAGCCCAAGACCTACCGCGACAGCGTGCTGCCGCCTGACATTACTGCCCGTGTTGCAGTCGAGCAGGCCGCACAGCTTGGCTGGGACCGCTATACCGGCCTTGCGGGCGAGACGATTGTCATGCACGGTTTTGGCGCTTCCGCCCCGGCGGGCGAACTGGAAGTGAAGTTTGGTTTCACGGTAGATGCCGTGCTGGCCGCCGCCCGCAGGCAGGCCGGAAAATAA
- a CDS encoding ankyrin repeat domain-containing protein, which yields MSKTIAHGDPAADAPESFSNAEIETLFLSAARDGQTDLVTEFLKAGINPDTRNDKGYTALILAAYNGHESTVRALLEGGASPDLQDAKGATALAGVAFKGDLACARVLVAHGAGIDVPNFVGRTPLIFAVMFNRDPMVTFLLEHGANPDLRDGEGISARLFATRQGNAALLDAMKHATPAAQG from the coding sequence ATGAGCAAGACAATCGCCCACGGCGACCCCGCCGCCGACGCACCCGAATCCTTCAGCAACGCGGAAATCGAGACCCTGTTCCTCTCCGCGGCAAGGGATGGGCAGACGGATCTCGTTACCGAATTCCTCAAGGCGGGCATCAACCCCGATACCCGCAACGACAAGGGCTACACCGCGCTGATCCTGGCTGCCTATAATGGCCACGAATCCACCGTGCGCGCCCTGCTTGAAGGGGGTGCCAGCCCCGACCTGCAGGATGCCAAGGGGGCGACAGCACTCGCGGGCGTGGCCTTCAAGGGCGACCTGGCGTGCGCGCGCGTGCTCGTGGCCCATGGCGCGGGCATCGACGTGCCCAATTTCGTGGGCCGCACGCCGCTGATCTTTGCTGTGATGTTCAACCGCGACCCCATGGTCACCTTCCTGCTCGAGCACGGCGCCAACCCCGACCTGCGCGATGGCGAGGGCATCAGCGCGCGCCTGTTCGCCACCCGGCAGGGCAACGCTGCCCTGCTCGATGCCATGAAGCACGCGACCCCTGCCGCGCAGGGCTGA
- a CDS encoding bifunctional transaldolase/phosoglucose isomerase, with product MSARESGAENPLKELARLGQSPWLDFIQRSYTENGSLKKLVEEDGLKGVTSNPAIFQKAMGQGTDYDAQIRDVLAHQVVDAGALYELLAIDDIRAAAKVLYPVYEQTQGLDGYVSLEVSPYLARDTKGTLHEALRLWKAVGARNLMIKIPGTEEGVPAIRAAIAEGLSINVTLLFSIDAYKKVLEAYITGLEDRLSRGESVKGIASVASFFVSRIDVKIDKEIDARVAAGDRHSAELKALRGKVAIANAKAAYEYWREVTASPRWKKLAEAGANPQRLLWASTGTKDKTYSDVVYVDGLIGPDTVNTIPPATFDAFREHGKVAETLTQDVTGALRVLDEAKSLGLDLDGVTRKLVDEGVASFADAFDDLLGSVAAKQAAFLGNKVTSTALKLPADLHKAVDAELEAWRKDGTVRRVWDKDATVWTGKDEASWLKWLDITDDQVAALSKFEDFQAEVKARGFRDALLLGMGGSSLGPEVLAQTFGKHEGFPHLYVLDSTDPQQVRDFEKKIDISKTLFIVSSKSGGTLEPNILKAYFFDQARKVLGDKVGSHFITVTDPGSHMEDVAKKDGFWKIFYGEKQIGGRYSVLSDFGMVPAAVAGLPLRLLLESAQRGEKSCAASVPPAQNPGVVLGAVLGVAARDFGRDKVTIIASPGIYDMGAWLEQLIAESTGKDGRGLIPIDDETIGKPGVYGKDRVFTYLRLAEDPCPKQDAAFAALVEAGEPVVTIELHERRQVLEEFFRWEFATAVAGAVIGINPFNQPDVEESKIETKKITTAYNETGKLPPYEPFAKDGPFAFYADPKNVQALGGATTAEAILKAHFARAKAGDYVALLAYIDRDTFTREWIQKARLGLRDGLKLATAAEFGPRFQHSTGQAYKGGPDTGVFVQITCDDEVNLPVPGEKYTFSIVKEAQARGDMEVLAERGRRVLRVHIHGDLKAGLEKLGLDIAHAV from the coding sequence ATGAGTGCGCGTGAATCTGGTGCTGAAAATCCATTAAAGGAACTGGCGCGTCTGGGTCAGTCCCCCTGGCTGGACTTCATCCAGCGCTCCTATACCGAAAATGGCAGCCTGAAGAAGCTGGTCGAGGAAGATGGCCTCAAGGGTGTGACCTCCAACCCCGCCATCTTCCAGAAGGCGATGGGCCAGGGCACCGACTACGATGCCCAGATCCGCGATGTGCTGGCACATCAGGTAGTTGACGCGGGCGCGCTGTACGAACTGCTTGCCATTGATGACATCCGGGCCGCAGCCAAAGTGCTCTACCCCGTCTATGAACAGACGCAGGGGCTCGACGGTTATGTCAGCCTCGAGGTGTCGCCCTATCTTGCGCGTGACACCAAGGGCACGCTGCACGAGGCGCTGCGTCTGTGGAAAGCGGTCGGTGCCCGCAACCTTATGATCAAGATTCCCGGCACGGAGGAAGGCGTTCCCGCCATCCGCGCCGCCATTGCCGAAGGGCTGAGCATCAACGTCACACTGCTCTTCTCCATCGATGCCTACAAGAAGGTGCTCGAAGCCTACATCACCGGGCTGGAAGACCGCCTGAGCCGGGGCGAGAGCGTGAAGGGCATCGCCTCGGTCGCGTCCTTCTTCGTCAGTCGCATCGATGTGAAGATCGACAAGGAAATCGACGCCCGCGTGGCCGCAGGCGACAGGCATTCGGCTGAACTCAAGGCGCTGCGCGGCAAGGTCGCCATCGCCAATGCCAAGGCAGCCTATGAATACTGGCGCGAAGTGACCGCAAGCCCGCGCTGGAAAAAGCTGGCCGAGGCGGGTGCGAACCCGCAGCGCCTGCTGTGGGCAAGCACCGGCACCAAGGACAAGACCTATAGCGACGTGGTGTATGTCGATGGCCTGATCGGCCCCGACACGGTCAACACCATTCCGCCAGCCACGTTTGATGCCTTCCGTGAACATGGCAAGGTGGCCGAAACGCTGACACAGGACGTGACGGGGGCGCTGCGGGTACTCGATGAGGCAAAGAGCCTTGGCCTCGACCTTGATGGTGTTACGCGCAAGCTGGTCGATGAAGGCGTGGCCTCCTTTGCCGATGCGTTTGACGACCTGCTCGGCTCGGTCGCGGCCAAGCAGGCGGCGTTCCTGGGCAACAAGGTCACCTCGACCGCGCTCAAGCTGCCTGCCGACCTGCACAAGGCAGTCGATGCAGAGCTGGAAGCCTGGCGCAAGGACGGCACCGTGCGCCGCGTGTGGGACAAGGACGCCACTGTCTGGACCGGCAAGGACGAGGCAAGCTGGCTTAAATGGCTCGACATCACCGATGACCAGGTGGCCGCACTCTCCAAATTCGAGGATTTCCAGGCCGAGGTGAAAGCGCGCGGCTTCCGCGATGCGCTTTTGCTGGGCATGGGCGGCTCGAGCCTCGGCCCGGAAGTGCTGGCCCAGACCTTTGGCAAGCATGAGGGCTTCCCGCATCTTTACGTGCTCGACAGCACGGACCCGCAGCAGGTGCGTGATTTCGAGAAAAAGATCGACATCAGCAAGACGCTGTTCATCGTCTCGTCCAAGTCCGGCGGCACGCTCGAGCCCAACATCCTCAAGGCCTATTTCTTCGATCAGGCCAGGAAGGTGCTCGGCGACAAAGTGGGCTCGCACTTCATCACCGTGACCGATCCCGGCTCGCACATGGAAGACGTGGCGAAGAAGGACGGCTTCTGGAAGATCTTCTACGGCGAGAAACAGATCGGTGGCCGCTACTCCGTGCTGTCCGATTTCGGCATGGTGCCCGCCGCCGTGGCGGGCCTGCCGCTCAGGCTGCTGCTCGAATCCGCCCAGCGCGGCGAGAAGTCCTGTGCCGCCTCCGTGCCGCCTGCGCAGAACCCCGGCGTGGTGCTCGGCGCCGTGCTTGGCGTGGCCGCACGCGACTTTGGTCGCGACAAGGTGACGATCATCGCATCCCCCGGCATTTACGACATGGGTGCATGGCTCGAGCAGCTGATTGCGGAATCGACCGGCAAGGACGGGCGTGGCCTGATCCCCATCGATGACGAGACGATTGGCAAGCCGGGCGTATATGGCAAGGACCGCGTGTTCACCTATCTGCGCCTGGCCGAGGATCCGTGCCCGAAGCAGGATGCCGCCTTCGCGGCCCTGGTCGAGGCAGGCGAGCCGGTGGTGACCATCGAGCTGCATGAGCGCCGTCAGGTGCTTGAGGAGTTCTTCCGCTGGGAGTTCGCGACCGCGGTGGCCGGTGCGGTGATCGGGATCAATCCGTTCAACCAGCCCGATGTCGAGGAATCGAAGATCGAGACCAAGAAGATCACCACCGCCTATAACGAGACCGGCAAACTCCCGCCCTACGAGCCGTTCGCCAAGGATGGCCCGTTCGCCTTCTATGCCGACCCCAAAAACGTGCAGGCGCTTGGCGGCGCCACGACGGCGGAGGCCATTCTCAAGGCCCATTTTGCACGTGCCAAGGCTGGTGATTACGTGGCCCTGCTGGCCTATATCGACCGTGACACCTTCACGCGCGAATGGATCCAGAAGGCGCGGCTTGGCCTGCGTGACGGGCTGAAGCTGGCAACGGCGGCCGAATTTGGCCCCCGCTTCCAGCATTCCACGGGTCAGGCCTACAAGGGCGGGCCTGACACGGGCGTGTTCGTGCAGATCACCTGCGATGATGAAGTGAACCTGCCGGTGCCGGGTGAGAAATATACCTTCAGCATCGTGAAGGAAGCCCAGGCGCGGGGCGACATGGAGGTGCTTGCCGAACGTGGCCGCCGCGTGCTGCGGGTGCACATCCATGGCGACCTGAAAGCAGGGCTTGAAAAACTCGGGCTTGATATCGCCCACGCGGTCTGA
- a CDS encoding MFS transporter, whose product MKQTDNLSESTSLADRLGIPAPLFWGFVGLLFFMIGDGVEAGYLAPYLEGQGISSRDTALLFTIYGVTVSLSSWASGPLSDLWGPKRVMWIGLAIWGVFEVLFLTFGVAVNSYPIMLAAYTMRGFGYPLFTYGFLVWIAAATPPRQLGSAAGWFWFAFSGGLPTLGSLFASFSIPLIGEMATFWSSLGLVMFGGLLALLMTREPIGSRRLAPVGTKPATIFFSSISILWREPKTFVAMIVRTINTSSEYAFLVIMPAFFTKVIGFSLSQWLQLLSIIFLSNILVNLVSGITADRLGHRTVVALFGCVGAAITVPLFYYVPQMFPGNFAIAAVMGALYGATIAAFVPLSGLVPQICPKEKAAALSALGLGAGASTWVGPAIVTWFESWHGIEGIIWIFCGLYVASAALTLVLTVSPEARRYIDEAAARGDVAEEVTLGH is encoded by the coding sequence TTGAAACAGACAGACAATCTGTCCGAATCAACGTCCCTGGCCGATCGGCTTGGCATTCCGGCCCCCCTGTTCTGGGGGTTCGTCGGTCTGCTGTTCTTCATGATCGGTGATGGTGTCGAGGCTGGCTACCTGGCGCCCTATCTCGAGGGGCAGGGCATTTCATCGCGCGATACGGCGCTCCTGTTCACCATCTATGGCGTGACCGTGTCCCTGTCTTCCTGGGCTTCGGGGCCGCTGTCCGATCTGTGGGGCCCCAAGCGGGTCATGTGGATTGGCCTTGCCATCTGGGGCGTGTTCGAGGTTCTGTTCCTGACCTTTGGCGTGGCCGTGAACAGCTATCCCATCATGCTGGCTGCCTACACCATGCGTGGTTTTGGCTACCCGCTGTTCACCTATGGCTTTCTGGTCTGGATTGCCGCCGCAACACCGCCGCGCCAGCTTGGCTCGGCTGCGGGCTGGTTCTGGTTCGCGTTCTCGGGTGGTCTGCCCACGCTGGGTTCGCTGTTCGCCAGCTTCTCCATTCCGCTGATTGGCGAGATGGCAACGTTCTGGTCCTCGCTGGGTCTGGTCATGTTCGGTGGCCTGCTGGCCCTGCTCATGACGCGTGAGCCCATCGGTTCGCGCCGCCTGGCCCCCGTGGGCACCAAGCCCGCCACGATCTTCTTCAGCTCGATCAGCATCCTGTGGCGCGAGCCCAAGACGTTTGTCGCCATGATCGTGCGCACCATCAACACGTCGTCGGAATATGCGTTCCTGGTGATCATGCCGGCGTTCTTCACCAAGGTCATCGGCTTCTCGCTGTCGCAGTGGCTGCAGCTCCTGTCGATCATCTTCCTGTCGAACATTCTGGTGAACCTCGTGTCCGGCATCACGGCGGACCGTCTGGGCCACCGCACCGTTGTCGCGCTGTTCGGCTGCGTTGGTGCCGCGATCACGGTGCCGCTGTTCTACTACGTGCCGCAGATGTTCCCCGGCAACTTCGCCATTGCCGCCGTGATGGGCGCGCTGTATGGCGCAACCATTGCCGCCTTCGTGCCGCTGTCCGGTCTGGTGCCGCAGATCTGCCCGAAGGAAAAGGCTGCCGCCCTGTCCGCCCTGGGTCTGGGCGCTGGTGCAAGCACCTGGGTTGGTCCGGCGATCGTGACGTGGTTCGAAAGCTGGCACGGCATCGAGGGGATCATCTGGATCTTCTGTGGCCTGTATGTGGCCTCGGCCGCGCTGACGCTGGTGCTGACGGTCTCGCCCGAAGCGCGCCGCTACATTGATGAAGCCGCTGCACGCGGTGATGTGGCGGAGGAAGTGACCCTGGGTCACTGA
- the gnd gene encoding phosphogluconate dehydrogenase (NAD(+)-dependent, decarboxylating) produces MQIGIVGLGKMGGNISIRLTRHGHDVVAFDRDPAVTAKVCEQAEGGRATAATGLADMVGKLTGRKIIWLMLPAGEVTEQAVQELAGLMGKGDIVIDGGNSFYKDDIRRAAELVRKGIDYVDVGTSGGVWGLERGYCMMYGGTKEATDHIDPILSALAPGIGDIARTPGRDKPGFDPRAEQGYLHCGPAGSGHFVKMVHNGIEYGIMQAFAEGFDVMKSKNIDALPENQRFDLNMADIAEVWRRGSVVSSWLLDLSASALAGNPDLSNYKGDVADSGEGRWTIEAAIEEAVPVPVITASLFTRFRSRTGNNFAEKMLSAMRFGFGGHIEGTNN; encoded by the coding sequence ATGCAAATCGGTATTGTTGGCCTTGGCAAGATGGGCGGCAACATTTCCATCCGCCTGACCCGCCATGGCCATGATGTGGTGGCTTTTGACCGTGATCCTGCCGTGACCGCCAAGGTGTGCGAGCAGGCCGAAGGGGGCCGCGCCACCGCCGCCACCGGGCTTGCGGACATGGTAGGCAAGCTTACGGGCCGCAAGATCATCTGGCTCATGCTGCCCGCGGGTGAAGTGACCGAGCAGGCGGTGCAGGAACTTGCTGGCCTGATGGGCAAGGGCGACATCGTGATCGATGGCGGCAATTCCTTCTACAAGGATGACATCCGCCGCGCGGCCGAGCTGGTCAGGAAGGGCATCGACTATGTCGATGTCGGCACCTCGGGCGGCGTGTGGGGGCTGGAGCGCGGCTACTGCATGATGTACGGCGGCACGAAGGAAGCCACCGATCATATCGACCCGATCCTGTCAGCGCTCGCACCGGGCATTGGTGACATTGCGCGCACGCCGGGCCGCGACAAGCCCGGCTTTGACCCGCGCGCCGAGCAGGGCTACCTGCATTGCGGCCCGGCGGGTTCGGGCCATTTCGTGAAGATGGTCCATAACGGGATCGAATACGGCATCATGCAGGCCTTCGCCGAAGGGTTTGACGTGATGAAGTCCAAGAACATCGATGCCCTGCCCGAGAACCAGCGTTTCGACCTGAACATGGCCGATATTGCCGAGGTGTGGCGGCGCGGCAGCGTGGTCTCGTCGTGGCTGCTCGACCTTTCGGCCAGTGCGCTGGCAGGCAACCCGGACCTGTCTAACTACAAGGGCGACGTGGCCGATTCCGGCGAAGGCCGCTGGACCATCGAGGCCGCGATCGAGGAAGCGGTGCCCGTGCCCGTCATCACCGCCTCGCTGTTTACGCGCTTCCGCTCGCGCACCGGCAACAACTTTGCCGAGAAGATGCTGTCCGCCATGCGTTTTGGCTTTGGCGGTCACATTGAGGGTACGAATAACTGA